In Pseudoduganella albidiflava, a single window of DNA contains:
- the coaD gene encoding pantetheine-phosphate adenylyltransferase: MVVAVYPGTFDPLTRGHEDLVRRASGLFDTLVVGVADSKNKHPFFTVEERLEIANEVLGHYPNVKVESFSGLLKDFVRQHDARVIVRGLRAVSDFEYEFQMAGMNRYLLPDVETLFLTPSDQYQFISGTIVREIAQLGGDVSKFVFPSVDRWLRKKIAANEAA, from the coding sequence ATGGTTGTAGCCGTTTATCCGGGAACATTCGACCCGCTGACCCGTGGTCACGAAGACCTGGTGCGCCGTGCATCGGGGCTGTTCGACACGCTGGTGGTCGGCGTGGCTGACAGCAAGAACAAGCATCCATTCTTCACCGTCGAGGAACGCCTGGAAATCGCCAACGAGGTGCTGGGCCATTATCCCAATGTGAAGGTGGAGAGTTTTTCCGGCTTGCTGAAGGATTTCGTGCGCCAGCACGATGCCCGCGTGATCGTGCGCGGCCTGCGCGCCGTGTCCGACTTCGAATACGAATTCCAGATGGCGGGCATGAACCGCTACCTGCTGCCGGATGTCGAAACGTTGTTCCTGACACCGTCGGACCAGTACCAATTCATCTCGGGCACCATCGTGCGCGAGATCGCCCAGCTGGGCGGCGACGTGTCGAAGTTCGTGTTCCCGTCCGTCGACCGCTGGCTGCGCAAGAAAATCGCGGCAAACGAGGCCGCTTAA
- a CDS encoding acyl carrier protein phosphodiesterase, with protein sequence MNYLAHVYLARHTDAAMVGAMLGDFVKANDVAAYPPEIAREITLHRHIDSYTDSHPAVLASKELFGEGRRRYAGIVLDVFYDHELSRHWHQWCDVPRALLIARFYDALAAHEPMLPPRLREMLPYLVRQDWLGGYATFDGVEGTIARVSRRLSRNGELLRDGVQDLVRHRDAIAAGFERFFPDLVRFAEERRAQLLLA encoded by the coding sequence ATGAATTACCTGGCCCACGTGTACCTGGCCCGGCATACCGATGCGGCGATGGTCGGCGCGATGCTGGGCGACTTCGTCAAGGCGAACGATGTCGCGGCGTACCCGCCCGAGATCGCGCGCGAAATCACGCTGCACCGTCATATCGACAGCTATACGGACAGCCATCCGGCCGTGCTGGCGTCGAAGGAATTGTTCGGCGAAGGCCGGCGCCGCTATGCGGGCATCGTGCTCGATGTGTTCTACGACCATGAATTGAGCCGGCACTGGCACCAGTGGTGCGACGTGCCGCGCGCGCTGCTGATCGCCCGCTTCTATGACGCGCTGGCGGCGCACGAGCCGATGCTGCCGCCGCGGCTGCGCGAGATGCTGCCCTACCTGGTGCGGCAAGACTGGCTGGGGGGTTACGCCACGTTCGATGGCGTGGAAGGGACGATCGCGCGGGTATCGCGCCGCCTGAGCCGCAATGGCGAATTGCTGCGCGACGGCGTGCAGGACCTGGTGCGGCACCGCGACGCCATCGCGGCAGGTTTCGAGCGCTTCTTCCCCGACCTGGTGCGGTTCGCGGAAGAGCGCAGGGCGCAACTGCTGCTTGCCTAG
- the glmS gene encoding glutamine--fructose-6-phosphate transaminase (isomerizing), giving the protein MCGIVGAVAQRNITPILIEGLKRLEYRGYDSCGVALHTDGRLQRSRSTSRVAELEKQMQEVGLQGFTGIAHTRWATHGAPASHNAHPHFSPNSDNARIALVHNGIIENHDELRAELTALGYVFQSQTDTEVIAHLVDHLYTGDLFETVQQAVKRLHGAYAIAVFSREEPHRVVAARQGSPLIVGLGKGENFVASDAMALAGTTDQIIYLEEGDVVDLQLGRAWIVDVNGKQVEREVKTVHAHTGAAELGPYRHYMQKEIFEQPRVVGDTLEGVTGIMPELFGDGAHKVFKEIDRVLILACGTSYYSGLTAKYWIESIAKVPVSVEIASEYRYRDSVPNPSTLVVTISQSGETADTIAALKHARSLGMENTLTICNVATSAMVRECKLAYITRAGVEVGVASTKAFTTQLSALFLLTLSLAQVNGRLTDEEEAAHLKDMRHLPSAISAVLALEPQIIAWAEDFARKENALFLGRGMHYPIALEGALKLKEISYIHAEAYPAGELKHGPLALVTEEMPVVTIAPNDALIEKLKSNMQEVRARGGQLYVFADVDSRITSGEGVHVIRMPEHYGCLSPILHVVSLQLLAYHTALARGTDVDKPRNLAKSVTVE; this is encoded by the coding sequence ATGTGCGGCATCGTCGGCGCGGTAGCGCAACGTAATATCACCCCGATCCTGATCGAAGGCCTGAAGCGCCTGGAATACCGTGGCTACGATTCCTGTGGCGTCGCGCTGCACACGGATGGCCGCCTGCAGCGTTCGCGCAGCACGTCGCGCGTGGCGGAACTGGAAAAGCAGATGCAGGAAGTCGGCCTGCAAGGTTTCACCGGTATCGCCCACACCCGCTGGGCCACGCACGGCGCGCCGGCCTCGCACAATGCCCACCCGCACTTCTCGCCCAATTCCGATAACGCCCGCATCGCGCTGGTCCACAACGGCATCATCGAAAACCACGACGAACTGCGCGCCGAGCTGACGGCACTGGGCTACGTGTTCCAGAGCCAGACCGACACCGAAGTGATCGCCCACCTGGTCGATCACCTGTACACCGGCGACCTGTTCGAGACCGTGCAGCAGGCCGTCAAGCGCCTGCATGGCGCCTATGCGATCGCCGTGTTCTCCCGCGAAGAACCGCACCGCGTGGTGGCTGCGCGCCAAGGCTCGCCGCTGATCGTCGGCCTTGGCAAGGGCGAGAACTTCGTCGCATCGGACGCAATGGCGCTGGCCGGCACCACCGACCAGATCATCTACCTGGAAGAAGGCGACGTGGTTGACCTGCAACTGGGCCGCGCCTGGATCGTCGACGTGAACGGCAAGCAGGTGGAGCGTGAAGTGAAAACCGTGCACGCGCACACCGGCGCCGCGGAACTGGGCCCGTACCGCCACTACATGCAGAAGGAAATCTTCGAGCAGCCGCGCGTGGTGGGCGATACGCTGGAAGGCGTGACCGGCATCATGCCCGAGCTGTTCGGCGACGGCGCCCACAAGGTCTTCAAGGAAATCGACCGCGTGCTGATCCTGGCCTGCGGCACCAGCTACTACTCGGGCCTGACGGCCAAGTACTGGATCGAATCGATCGCCAAGGTGCCGGTCAGCGTGGAAATCGCCAGCGAATACCGCTACCGCGACAGCGTGCCGAATCCGTCCACGCTGGTGGTGACGATTTCCCAGTCCGGCGAAACGGCCGACACGATCGCCGCGCTGAAGCATGCCCGCTCGCTGGGCATGGAAAACACGCTGACGATCTGCAACGTGGCCACCAGCGCGATGGTGCGCGAGTGCAAGCTGGCGTACATCACCCGCGCCGGCGTCGAAGTGGGCGTGGCGTCCACCAAGGCCTTCACCACGCAGCTGTCCGCCCTGTTCCTGCTGACGCTGTCGCTGGCGCAAGTCAATGGCCGCCTCACCGACGAAGAAGAAGCCGCGCACCTGAAGGACATGCGCCACCTGCCTTCGGCGATCTCCGCCGTGCTGGCGCTGGAACCGCAGATCATTGCTTGGGCCGAGGATTTCGCCCGCAAGGAAAACGCGCTGTTCCTGGGCCGCGGCATGCACTACCCGATCGCCCTGGAAGGCGCCCTGAAGCTGAAGGAAATTTCGTACATCCATGCCGAAGCCTACCCGGCCGGTGAACTGAAGCACGGCCCGCTGGCGCTGGTGACGGAAGAGATGCCGGTGGTGACGATCGCCCCGAACGATGCGCTGATCGAGAAGCTGAAATCGAACATGCAGGAAGTGCGTGCCCGCGGCGGCCAGCTGTACGTGTTCGCCGACGTCGATTCGCGCATCACCTCTGGCGAAGGCGTGCACGTGATCCGCATGCCGGAACACTACGGCTGCCTGTCGCCGATCCTGCACGTGGTGTCGTTGCAGCTGCTGGCGTATCACACCGCGCTGGCACGGGGCACGGATGTGGACAAGCCGCGGAACCTGGCGAAATCGGTGACGGTGGAGTAA
- a CDS encoding DUF6279 family lipoprotein yields the protein MQTSSYRTWFLVALLALVAACSSLKLAYNNGDTLLYWWLDNYVDFDDEQSDQVKKDINDLFRWHRKTQLQDYVHVLQRAQQQLRGNPTPADLRADYDDIRARTQALLLKAAPDIADLALSLKPEQLAQMEKKFAKNNDKFRRENMKGDREDQNEFRYKKSMEQFELWFGSFSREQKEIIRKASDARPLDNAIWLDERMRRQRNVLALARRIMQEKPSREQAVAQIQSLIRESFARLDNSERKAFYEANTNASIGLVHTVIGIATPEQKAHAQKRMQGWINDFNTLAAEVK from the coding sequence ATGCAGACATCGTCCTACCGTACGTGGTTCCTGGTTGCCCTGCTGGCGCTTGTCGCGGCGTGCAGTTCACTGAAACTGGCCTATAACAATGGCGACACGCTGCTGTACTGGTGGCTGGACAACTATGTCGACTTCGATGACGAACAGAGCGACCAGGTCAAGAAGGACATCAACGACCTGTTCCGCTGGCACCGCAAGACCCAGTTGCAGGATTACGTGCACGTGCTGCAGCGCGCCCAGCAACAGTTGCGGGGCAATCCCACGCCGGCGGACCTGCGCGCCGACTATGACGATATCCGCGCCCGCACCCAGGCGCTGTTGCTGAAGGCGGCGCCGGACATCGCCGACCTGGCGCTGTCGCTGAAGCCCGAGCAGCTGGCGCAGATGGAAAAGAAGTTCGCCAAGAATAACGACAAGTTCCGCCGCGAGAACATGAAGGGCGATCGCGAAGACCAGAACGAATTCCGCTACAAGAAATCGATGGAGCAGTTCGAACTGTGGTTCGGCAGCTTCTCGCGCGAGCAGAAGGAGATCATCCGCAAGGCATCGGATGCGCGGCCACTCGATAACGCGATCTGGCTCGACGAACGCATGCGCCGCCAGCGCAACGTACTGGCCCTGGCGCGCCGGATCATGCAGGAAAAGCCTTCGCGAGAACAGGCAGTCGCGCAGATCCAGAGCCTGATCCGGGAAAGCTTCGCGCGCCTGGACAACTCCGAGCGCAAGGCCTTCTATGAAGCCAATACCAATGCATCGATCGGCCTGGTGCACACGGTGATCGGCATCGCCACGCCGGAGCAGAAAGCCCACGCGCAAAAACGCATGCAGGGCTGGATCAACGACTTCAATACCCTGGCGGCCGAAGTCAAGTGA
- a CDS encoding DeoR/GlpR family DNA-binding transcription regulator, with amino-acid sequence MHAMLKHERFRRILDQLQRHGQVQLGELGTALDVSEDTIRRDIDELARQGALTRIRGGALLPSPIPNAYQAREQHDAVAKQDIARKALALVAEGQLVILDGGTTAGWLARQLPAMGKLTVATHSLPAALALLDHPAIEVRMAGGRVHAQYRVNLGAETVDFYRHLLADVCFIGTYGLHPSAGLTVADAEEAAVKRAIVNASKHVVALVTPQKLGTAASYVVCEAGRIDTLVTAGPVPDAELAPYRDLGIRVL; translated from the coding sequence ATGCATGCCATGCTCAAGCACGAACGTTTCCGCCGCATCCTCGACCAACTGCAACGCCACGGCCAGGTGCAGCTAGGCGAACTCGGCACAGCGCTGGACGTGTCCGAGGATACGATCCGCCGCGATATCGACGAACTGGCCCGCCAGGGCGCACTGACGCGTATCCGCGGCGGCGCGCTGCTGCCCTCGCCGATCCCGAACGCCTACCAGGCCCGCGAACAGCACGACGCGGTGGCCAAGCAGGACATCGCCCGGAAAGCACTGGCGCTGGTGGCCGAGGGGCAGCTGGTCATTCTCGATGGCGGCACCACGGCGGGATGGCTGGCGCGCCAGTTGCCCGCCATGGGCAAGCTGACGGTGGCCACGCACAGCCTGCCGGCCGCGCTGGCGCTGCTCGATCACCCGGCCATCGAGGTACGCATGGCCGGCGGCCGCGTGCACGCGCAGTACCGCGTCAACCTGGGCGCGGAAACGGTGGATTTCTATCGGCACTTGCTGGCCGATGTCTGCTTCATCGGCACCTATGGCTTGCACCCGTCAGCTGGCCTGACCGTCGCCGATGCGGAGGAAGCGGCCGTCAAGCGCGCCATCGTCAACGCATCGAAGCACGTGGTGGCGCTGGTAACGCCGCAGAAACTGGGCACGGCCGCCTCGTACGTGGTGTGCGAGGCGGGCCGCATCGATACGCTCGTCACGGCCGGACCGGTGCCCGATGCCGAACTGGCGCCTTATCGCGACCTGGGGATTCGCGTGCTGTGA
- a CDS encoding YfhL family 4Fe-4S dicluster ferredoxin, producing the protein MALMITDDCINCDVCEPECPNEAIYMGPEIYEIDPDKCTECVGHFSEPQCQQVCPVACIPFNPEWRESEEQLRAKYERLEAAKAA; encoded by the coding sequence ATGGCTTTGATGATCACCGACGACTGCATCAATTGCGACGTTTGCGAGCCCGAGTGCCCGAACGAAGCGATCTACATGGGTCCGGAAATTTACGAAATCGATCCCGACAAGTGCACCGAATGCGTCGGCCACTTCTCGGAACCGCAATGCCAGCAGGTGTGCCCGGTGGCGTGCATTCCGTTCAACCCGGAATGGCGCGAATCGGAAGAGCAGCTGCGCGCGAAATACGAGCGCTTGGAAGCGGCCAAGGCCGCCTGA
- the glmU gene encoding bifunctional UDP-N-acetylglucosamine diphosphorylase/glucosamine-1-phosphate N-acetyltransferase GlmU has translation MNVVILAAGMGKRMQSALPKVLHPVAGKPLLAHVIDTARGLAPAKLCVIYGHGGATVLSALEEQKARGGVEISAALQEPQLGTGHAVMQALPVLDEAVPTLVLYGDVPLTTTSSLQRLVDAAGADKLGILTVVQENPFGLGRIVREDNRIVRIVEEKDATEEERAIKEINSGIMCIPTGHLKKWLASLENKNAQGEYYLTDIVARAVADGVEVVSAHPSAEWEVLGVNSKVQLAELERIHQNNLARTLLEKGVTVLDPARIDIRGELVCGRDVTIDVGCVFEGKVTLADGVTVGAHSVIVDATIEAGAQIKPFCHIEGATVGPKSLIGPYARLRPGTTLGEDVHVGNFVEIKNSQVAAHSKANHLAYVGDSEVGSRVNIGAGVITCNYDGANKFRTIIEDNAFIGSDSQLVAPVTVGAGATIGAGTTLTKNAPAGMLTISRPKQVTIEGWQRPVKAKK, from the coding sequence ATGAACGTTGTCATTCTCGCTGCCGGCATGGGCAAGCGCATGCAATCGGCCCTGCCCAAGGTACTGCACCCGGTGGCAGGCAAGCCGTTGCTGGCGCACGTGATCGATACGGCGCGTGGCCTTGCCCCGGCTAAATTATGTGTGATTTACGGGCATGGGGGCGCCACGGTGCTGTCCGCTCTCGAGGAGCAGAAGGCACGCGGCGGCGTTGAAATCTCCGCGGCGCTGCAAGAACCGCAACTGGGCACCGGCCATGCGGTGATGCAGGCGCTGCCCGTGCTGGATGAAGCGGTACCCACGCTGGTGCTGTATGGCGACGTGCCGCTGACCACCACTTCTTCGCTGCAGCGCCTGGTCGATGCGGCCGGTGCCGACAAGCTGGGCATCCTCACGGTGGTGCAGGAAAATCCGTTCGGCCTGGGGCGCATCGTTCGCGAGGATAATCGCATCGTGCGCATTGTCGAAGAAAAGGATGCAACGGAAGAAGAGCGCGCCATCAAGGAAATCAATTCCGGCATCATGTGCATCCCCACCGGCCACTTGAAAAAATGGCTGGCGTCGCTGGAAAACAAGAACGCGCAAGGCGAGTACTACCTGACGGACATCGTGGCGCGCGCCGTCGCCGATGGCGTCGAGGTCGTGTCCGCGCATCCGTCCGCGGAATGGGAAGTACTGGGCGTGAACAGCAAGGTGCAGCTGGCGGAGCTGGAACGGATCCACCAGAACAACCTGGCGCGCACGCTGCTGGAAAAAGGCGTGACCGTGCTGGACCCGGCCCGCATCGATATCCGCGGCGAACTGGTTTGCGGCCGCGATGTGACGATCGATGTCGGTTGCGTCTTCGAAGGCAAGGTCACGCTGGCCGATGGCGTGACGGTCGGCGCGCACAGCGTGATCGTCGACGCGACGATCGAAGCCGGTGCGCAGATCAAGCCGTTCTGCCACATCGAGGGCGCCACCGTCGGCCCGAAATCGCTGATCGGGCCCTATGCGCGGCTGCGCCCCGGCACCACGCTGGGCGAGGATGTCCACGTCGGCAACTTCGTTGAAATCAAGAACAGCCAGGTGGCCGCGCACAGCAAGGCCAACCACCTGGCCTACGTGGGCGACTCGGAAGTGGGCTCGCGCGTCAACATCGGTGCCGGCGTCATCACCTGCAATTACGACGGCGCCAACAAGTTCCGCACCATCATCGAGGACAACGCCTTCATCGGCAGCGACAGCCAGCTGGTGGCCCCGGTAACGGTGGGCGCCGGCGCCACGATCGGTGCCGGTACCACGCTGACGAAGAACGCCCCGGCCGGCATGCTGACGATTTCCCGGCCGAAGCAGGTCACGATCGAAGGCTGGCAGCGTCCGGTCAAGGCCAAGAAGTAA
- a CDS encoding NUDIX hydrolase N-terminal domain-containing protein, whose protein sequence is MMTLTPGPFRAVLFDLDGTLANTLPLCIEAFRSAIEPVAGRTLSDAEIVATFGPSEEGTIRALAPQQYDECLAAYLRHYATKHADYPAVFEGMAELLHALRQRGVRLGMVTGKGAESTRLSLRQFGLENMFDVIETGSPQGPRKAEALRDVLAAWQLLPADAVYIGDAPSDITAARAVGMPIVSAAWAETADTATLRAMAPDLLADSVGELRSWLWPRLHAGAAAGGMWLGIAQRLQALAQAGLAYDPHVFDAERYQEVLALSQQMLSHLTGQPVAQLRDAIALERGYPTPKVDIRAVLFNGTDQVLMAREKHDGGRWSLPGGWADVGCTPFEVAVKEVREETGLDTEAVRLLALWDKRVHPHPPQAWYVYKAFVLCRPTGGALLADTPETSEVRWVSRHELPGLHLSVDRVTLSQLETLFAFAENPDLPTLCD, encoded by the coding sequence ATGATGACGCTTACACCCGGCCCTTTCCGCGCCGTGCTGTTCGATCTGGACGGCACACTGGCCAACACGCTTCCCCTGTGCATCGAAGCCTTTCGTAGCGCCATCGAACCGGTGGCCGGTCGCACGTTGAGCGATGCGGAGATTGTCGCCACGTTCGGCCCTTCCGAAGAAGGCACGATCCGTGCGCTGGCACCGCAGCAGTACGACGAATGCCTGGCAGCCTACCTGCGCCACTACGCAACGAAGCATGCCGACTATCCCGCCGTATTCGAGGGCATGGCCGAATTGCTGCATGCGTTGCGCCAGCGCGGCGTGCGCCTGGGCATGGTGACGGGCAAGGGCGCGGAAAGCACGCGTTTATCGCTGCGCCAGTTCGGGCTGGAAAACATGTTCGACGTGATCGAGACGGGCTCGCCGCAGGGTCCGCGCAAGGCCGAGGCGCTGCGCGACGTGCTGGCGGCCTGGCAGCTGTTGCCGGCGGACGCGGTGTACATCGGCGACGCGCCGAGCGACATCACCGCCGCCCGCGCGGTGGGCATGCCCATCGTCTCCGCGGCATGGGCGGAGACCGCGGACACTGCGACATTGCGTGCGATGGCGCCTGACCTGCTGGCCGATTCCGTCGGCGAATTGCGCTCCTGGCTATGGCCGCGCTTGCACGCTGGCGCCGCCGCGGGCGGCATGTGGCTGGGCATCGCCCAACGCCTGCAGGCGCTCGCACAGGCCGGGCTGGCCTACGATCCCCACGTATTCGATGCCGAGCGCTACCAGGAAGTGCTGGCGCTGAGCCAGCAGATGCTGAGCCACCTGACGGGCCAGCCCGTCGCCCAGCTGCGGGATGCCATCGCGCTCGAGCGCGGTTATCCGACACCGAAGGTCGACATCCGCGCGGTGCTGTTCAACGGTACCGACCAGGTGCTGATGGCGCGTGAAAAGCACGACGGCGGGCGCTGGTCGCTGCCGGGCGGCTGGGCGGACGTCGGCTGCACGCCGTTCGAGGTGGCGGTCAAGGAAGTGCGCGAGGAAACCGGCCTGGACACGGAAGCCGTGCGGCTGCTGGCCCTGTGGGACAAGCGCGTGCACCCGCATCCGCCCCAGGCGTGGTACGTGTACAAGGCGTTCGTGCTGTGCCGGCCCACTGGCGGCGCGCTGCTGGCGGACACTCCTGAGACAAGCGAGGTACGGTGGGTCTCGCGCCATGAGCTGCCCGGGCTGCATCTGTCGGTCGACCGGGTCACGCTGTCGCAGCTGGAAACGCTGTTCGCCTTCGCGGAAAACCCGGACTTGCCCACCTTGTGCGACTGA
- the rsmD gene encoding 16S rRNA (guanine(966)-N(2))-methyltransferase RsmD encodes MQKKKPAAKVPVHGPQHAKQVRIIGGSWKRTPLPVLEAQGLRPTPDRVRETVFNWLNHLKGDWGNLRVLDLFAGSGALGFEAASRGAQQVTMVDANATIVRQLQAIQEKLNATNIVVQRADALALAQSLAQRGQRFDVIFLDPPYQEDFLTRALPLCDKLVSEGGLVYAESGLPLVSDEGESPEWLANWDVVRQDKAGMVHFHLLQRRAV; translated from the coding sequence ATGCAAAAGAAAAAGCCCGCCGCCAAAGTTCCCGTCCACGGTCCGCAGCACGCCAAGCAGGTGCGCATCATCGGCGGCAGCTGGAAGCGCACGCCGTTGCCGGTACTCGAGGCGCAGGGATTGCGGCCGACGCCGGACCGGGTGCGCGAGACGGTATTCAACTGGCTCAACCACCTGAAGGGCGACTGGGGCAATTTGCGCGTGCTGGACCTGTTCGCCGGCAGTGGCGCGCTCGGCTTCGAAGCGGCCAGCCGCGGGGCGCAGCAGGTGACGATGGTGGACGCGAACGCGACCATCGTGCGCCAGCTCCAGGCGATCCAGGAAAAACTGAACGCCACCAATATCGTGGTGCAGCGCGCCGATGCGCTGGCGCTGGCGCAATCGCTGGCGCAGCGGGGCCAGCGGTTCGACGTGATCTTCCTCGATCCACCGTACCAGGAAGATTTCCTGACGCGCGCCTTGCCACTGTGCGACAAGCTGGTTTCCGAAGGCGGCCTGGTCTATGCCGAATCCGGTCTGCCCCTGGTATCCGACGAAGGCGAGAGCCCGGAGTGGCTGGCAAACTGGGACGTGGTACGCCAGGACAAGGCCGGCATGGTGCACTTCCACCTGTTGCAGCGCCGGGCGGTATAG
- a CDS encoding chalcone isomerase family protein, producing the protein MNSSRRLVLHGACALLLAAALPAVAATDVAGVKFDDTATVNGQPLKLNGAGVRTKVIFKVYALGLYLPEKKTSVADILATQGPRRIQIVSLRDLTSQDFGDAFMKGLNANTDAAERTRLLPQTKTFGEMFAAIPGLKKGDVLLVDWIPGTGTVCTLNGRKIGETVPDVAFHNAILRIWIGNDPADTGLKPKLLGG; encoded by the coding sequence ATGAATTCTTCCCGCAGACTGGTCTTGCACGGCGCCTGTGCGCTGCTGCTGGCCGCCGCCTTGCCCGCCGTTGCCGCCACCGACGTGGCCGGCGTGAAGTTCGACGACACCGCCACGGTCAATGGCCAACCCTTGAAGCTGAACGGTGCCGGCGTGCGCACCAAGGTCATCTTCAAGGTCTACGCGCTGGGCCTGTACCTGCCGGAAAAGAAGACCTCGGTGGCCGATATCCTGGCGACCCAGGGACCGCGCCGCATCCAGATCGTCAGCCTGCGCGACCTGACGTCGCAGGACTTCGGCGATGCGTTCATGAAAGGCCTGAACGCGAACACGGACGCCGCTGAACGCACGCGCCTGCTGCCGCAGACCAAGACGTTCGGCGAAATGTTCGCGGCCATTCCCGGCCTGAAGAAAGGCGACGTGCTGCTGGTGGACTGGATTCCCGGCACCGGCACGGTCTGCACGCTCAATGGCCGGAAGATCGGCGAAACGGTGCCGGACGTGGCATTCCATAACGCGATCCTGCGCATCTGGATCGGCAACGACCCGGCCGACACGGGCCTGAAGCCGAAACTGCTGGGCGGCTGA
- a CDS encoding Lrp/AsnC family transcriptional regulator produces the protein MEISLDELDRRILNALQEDAAITNAELAQVVHVSAPTCLRRVKALRDAGIIERQVAIVAPDKVGSRLTAIAEVTLDVQAADRMAEFELLVAQEAAVLQCYRVSPGPDFVLVVQVGDMPAYHALAHRLFTSHANVRNVKAYFSTFRSKFETRIAV, from the coding sequence ATGGAGATTTCACTGGATGAGCTGGACCGCCGCATCCTGAATGCGTTGCAGGAAGACGCCGCCATCACCAATGCGGAACTGGCGCAGGTCGTGCATGTGTCCGCCCCGACCTGCCTGCGCCGCGTCAAGGCGCTGCGCGATGCCGGCATCATCGAGCGCCAGGTGGCCATCGTGGCGCCCGACAAGGTAGGCTCGCGCTTGACGGCCATCGCCGAAGTCACGCTGGACGTGCAGGCGGCGGACAGGATGGCCGAGTTCGAGCTGCTGGTGGCGCAGGAAGCGGCGGTACTGCAGTGCTACCGGGTGTCGCCCGGACCCGATTTCGTGCTGGTCGTGCAGGTCGGCGACATGCCAGCCTATCACGCGCTGGCCCATCGCCTGTTCACGAGCCATGCCAATGTGCGCAACGTGAAGGCGTATTTCTCCACGTTCCGCAGCAAATTCGAGACCCGCATCGCCGTTTGA